Below is a window of Stygiolobus azoricus DNA.
TTTCGTTGCACTGTCTCAAGAAGGAGTAAACGAGCTCGTAAAAGATGAAGTCCCTGCTTATTTAGATATATCACTTTATCTCAAGTTCCAAGATAAATTTGAGACACCGTTTACTCCTGCGGTAGGAGTATTTAACGCTACATTAAGAGCTGCTGAACTGCTGAAAATTGAAGGGATTGAAAATAGATGGAGAAGGCATGAAGCTTGTGCACGTTTCGTAAGGAATATCACTAATTATCTTGGATTTTCATTATTTGGTAATGAGAGTAACTTCTCGAATACTGTGGTTGCAGCTGAACCACCTATAAAGGATCTAAGAAGCAAGTTGAAGGAATTTAAGATCGAAATATCGCCAGGGATAGGAGAGTTGAAGGAGAAAATAGTGAGATTTGGATTACTTGGAATCGTAGATGATAGGGCAGTAGGTAAGTTAGCTAAAGCACTGGGAACTATATTTAATTCAGATATACCGTTTACTCCTCCTCCAGAATGTAAGCTGCCGGAATTTCTCGCAAAAGAGATAGATTGGGATTAGAGTTAGATTTTTTTCCTACTTATTGGGTGTGAGTACTAATGACAATTAGTAAAATTAATGAGATTTTTCAGGAGAGTTGGAAAGGTAAACTAACAAAATACGAGATAGCACGAATTATCAGCGCAAGAGCTTTGCAGCTTGCAATGGGTGCTCAACCTCTCATTGATATGTCTAATTTGCCTTTTGATGACGTTATAAGCATAGCAGATGACGAATTGAAAAGAGGGGTTTTACCTATTACTATAAGACGTGTATATCCTAATGGTAAAGTAGAGTTAGTGTCTATAAGAAAGATCGAATAAACATGGTCTGTAGGCCAAATAAGTATACATTAGTCGTTGCAGAGAAAAGCAAAGCAGCTAAGAAGATAGCGGAAGCATTATCTACTAAACCTCAACTATGTAAACAGTTTTCGGTGAGTTATTGGGTTTTAAATTACGGTGAGAGAACTTTAGTAATTGCCCCAGCCGCTGGACACCTTTTCAATCTTTATGGGAATTCTGGATTTCCAGTATTTCATATGGAATGGAAACCCCTTTGGACAATAGATGATTCCGCTAGATACACTAAGAAATATTATGAGTTATTTAGATTTCTTTCGGTAAATGCTTTAGATTTTATAAACGCATGTGACTATGATATTGAAGGTTCTGTAATAGGTTATATAATAATAAAGTTCTTTGGGGATGAGAGAAGAGCTAAGAGGATGAAGTTTTCAGCTCTTACTAAAGAAGATATTAGGAAAGCAATTACACATCTAGAACCTTTAGATTACAATATGATCAATGCCGGAATAGCGAGACATAAAGTCGACTGGTTATGGGGGATAAACGTCAGTAGAGCATTAATGAATGCTATACGCGAGATATCTAGGAAGAGAATAGTATTAAGCGCTGGGAGGGTACAAAGCCCCACGTTAATCCATGTGATAAATAATACAATGGAGAGGGAAACTTACGTTCCTCTTCCGTATTATACAGTAAATGTGGAAGCGGTAATTGGAAAAAGGAAAGTGAAGTTTACAGCTAATAAAGTGTTCGAAAAGAAAGAAGATGCTCAAAAGTTTGCAGAAAAAATAAAGAACGATAAGCTAGTAGTCAGAGAAGTAGAATATGAAGAAAGAAATTTGCTCAGACCCCCACCCTTCAACCTAGGAGATCTTCAGGTA
It encodes the following:
- a CDS encoding DNA-directed RNA polymerase subunit K translates to MTISKINEIFQESWKGKLTKYEIARIISARALQLAMGAQPLIDMSNLPFDDVISIADDELKRGVLPITIRRVYPNGKVELVSIRKIE